The sequence GAGGCGAACGAAGGAGCGATCAAGATCGCGCGGAAGTTTGGCGAGAGCCACGAGGGCGAGGTGAAGCGCTATAAAATCATCACACTAGAGAGCTCTTTCCATGGACGCACCATCACAGCACTCAAAGCCACAGGCCAAGAGAAGATGCATCACTATTTTGGCCCCTATCCTGATGGATTTGTCTATGCTAAGAATCTTGACCATGTCTTTAAGCTTGTGGATGAGAAGACCTGCGCAGTGCTTTTGGAGTTGGTGCAGGGCGAGGGGGGAATCGAGCCTCAGGATAGAGAGGGAATCAAAAAGCTAGAGCGATTCCTTAAAGAGCGAGGCGTGCTTCTTATGGTGGATGAGGTGCAGACAGGAATCTATCGAAGCGGCGAGCTCTTTGCTTCTCAGGCGTATGGAATTGTGCCTGATGTGATCACGGTGGCCAAGGGATTAGCAGGCGGTGTGCCCATTGGAGCGGTGATGACCACGCTTAAAGATATTTTTGCTCCAGGGGATCATGGGAGCACCTTTGGGGGGAACTTCCTCTCTACGCGCGCAGGACTTGAGGTGCTCTCTATTCTTGAATCGCTTTATCAAGAGGGGACGCTCCAAAAGAGTATAGATCGCTTTAGCGCTGAGCTTCGAGCCCTTTGTGTAGAGTTTCCCTCTCTCTTTGAGTGCGAGGTGGGACTCGGACTCATGCGAGGAATTCGCGCCAAAAGTGCTGAAATTCAAAAGAGCGTGATTGATGAAGCGTTTAAAAAAAGGGTGTTGGTGCTTCGATCGGGGCGCAATACAGTTCGATTCTTGCCCCCTTTGACGCTAAGTGAAAGAGAGATGCAAGAGGGATTTTCTCGATTGCGCGAAGCCTTAAAGGGAATCTGATGAAAAGAGGGGCGAGGGAGCTCTGCTGGGCACTTCTTTTAAGCGGTGGATTGCACGCCGCCTCTTTGGAGGCAGAGCGCTACTTAAGCCCGCTAAAACTAGAGAGTCTAGAGCTTTTAAAGGAACAGAATGAAGAGGATAGCCAGAAGCTCCTTTGGCAATGGGTGAATCCTCTCAATCTCACCTACAGTGAAAGCCGAAACTACGACTACTCGCCCTCCACTCGCACCAAAAGCTATGCTATTGGAGTGAATCAGCCTATTTTTAAAAGCGGAGCGATCTATCACAGTATTCGCTATGCCAAGAGCTCAAAGAGATATGGAGAGGCAGAGATTAGCCTTAAGGAAAGAGAGCTCATTGTTAAGGCCCTCAATGCGCTTTTCACACTTCAAAAACTAGATCGCGAGATTCAAAAGCAGAAGCTTCTTGTTGAAAACGCCGCGATTGATGTGGAGCGCAAAAAAGAGCAGTTTCAGGCAGGATTTGTAGATAGTGGGACGCTTGATAATGCAATTTTGGATAAGAATCAAGCCGAAATCAGGGCATTGGAGCTAGAAGATAGTCGCCTTGAGGCGTTAAAAAATCTATCGGATGTAAGTGAAATTAGAGATTATCGCACCATCGAACTTCCCCGTTTTTACTGGATCGACAAAGAATCATACCTCGCCCAAAACCTTGAGCTTGAGCGTCTGAGATGGGATGAAGAGCGTCAAGGAGCGAAATACAAAGAGACAGTCGCCTCTTTTTTGCCTCAAATCTCGCTTCAAGCGGACTACTATCATCAGCACAATCAAAATACCCGACTTCTATCGGATGGCTGGAATGATTATAAAACCGCAGGGGTGGTGCTCTCGATTCCCTTTTTTGATTTGACGATGAGTCATCAGGTGCAAAGCGCCAAGATTAACCATCTCAAAGCCTCACTAGAGCGCGCAGATGCAAAGAGGAGTGAGGAGAATCTTTATGAGCGCCAAAAGGCCAAACTGAACATTCTGGGAGAGCGAAAGAGAAACGCTAGCGAGGATTTAAAGCTCTATAATTCTCTTCTTCAAGACAGTATTGATCGCAGTGCGGTGGGTGATCTCACGGAGTATGATGTGAAGACGATGCAAAACTCAAAACGCTCCAGAGAGATGGATATTCAAATCTATGAGCTTGAGGAGCAGATACTCTTTTTGGACCTTTACGCCAAGATTCCGGAGGCCTCTTGAGGCCTTTTGGCGAGGTGATGCAAGAGTGGCTCTATGGGGAGAGCGGGTATTATCGCCACGCCAAAGTAGGTAGGGCGGGAGACTTTTATACCTCTGTCTCGATAGGGCGATACTTTGGAAGCACCATCGGGAATGGATTGGCTCGATTCTTAGAAGAGGGCGAGGCGAGCTTTGTGGAGATTGGCGCCTCCAGGGGGGAGCTAATCAGCGATGCGGCGCTTTTTTTGCGGCGCTTTTTTCCCGAAAAGATTCCTCTTTGTCGCTGGGTGATCATAGAGCCTTTGGAGGAGTTGCGTGCCCTGCAACGCCAGCATTGGGAGGAGAGGATCGGCGGGGCATTGCCCTTGGAGATTTTTCCCTCCTTGGAGGCGTTTAGGTGCTCTAGGGCTTTTTTTGTGGCCAATGAGCTTTTGGATGCTTTTCCGTGCGAGCTCTTTTGGGAGGGGAAGCAAGGATTTGTGAATCCTAGCGGCGAGGTGGTTTTTTTGGAGGCAGAGGAGTGGCTCAAAGAGCGCGCTCTGAAGGCTGGAGTGAGCAAAGGAGAGCTGGCTTTAGGGGTGGAAGAGCTAGTCTCTTCACTCTTTAAGTCTGCCTCTTCGTGGAGTTTTTTGACCTTTGATTATGGGCAGGATTTCCCTAGAAATGACTTCTCGATTCGACTCTATCAGAATCACCAGCCCTTTAACTTCGCCGACTTTAAGGGGGATATTCGACCCTTTTTTGCCCAGAGCGATATCACAAGCGATGTTAATTTTGAAGAGGTTTCGCGATATTTTAAAGAGCAAGGGGCTCAAAGAATCTACTTCAATCGTCAAAATCGAGCGCTTCTAGAGATGGGCTTGGTGGAGGTGGTGGAGAAGTGGAATAGTGAACTAAGCGGCGAAGCCTACGCCAAGGAGATGCTTAGTGTGCGGCCATTGCTTGATCCAAGTCTGCTTGGGGAGCGCTTCAAGTGTGCATGTTTTGCCACAGATGAGAGGCTTTGCTCGAAGCTTTTTTGGGGGCTTTAACCACCTCCAGCTCTCTAAGATCGAGCTCCAAAGTGGCAACCGTCCCTTGAGAATCGATACGGTTTTCAAGCTTGATGGTTCCATTGAGTGCGTCTGCGGCACTCTTGGCGAGGAAAAGTCCAAGGCCTGCGCCACTTTTGTTGCCTGAGCGTTTGAAAGGCGCAAAGATATCGATGCTTCCATCTAGCCCACACCCCTCATCAATCACCTCGATTCTGAGCTTGGTTTTGTAAAAAATTGCGCTTCTAAAAAGGACACTTTTCCCCTCAGGAGTAAATTTGAGCGCATTTTGGAGGAAGTTTTGGATGATCTGCGTCAAAAGCGTGGGCTGGAGATGCACCATCAGCGACTCAGGTTTGAGGTCAAGAATCAAAAATTTCTTCTCTTCTCGCGCCAAAAGCAAAAAATTTTCACCAATATTTCGCAAGAAAGCCATGATATCGAGGTCTTCACTCTTCTCAAATTGAGCCCCCTCTTGACGACCGATGTCAAGCACGCTTTTGATCATGCTGTTCATCTCGTTGATGCTTTGGATGTTGCTTTTGAGAGTTTCAACATATTTTTCAGTTTCACGCGGCTTGATGAGCACCACTTCGCACTTGGTCTTCATCACCGCTAAGGGGGTTTTGAGCTCGTGCGCCACTCCGATAAAGAGCTCCTTTTGGTAGAGCATATAGCGCTGAAGGCGAGCGATGAGGCTATTGAGCGACTGCCCAAGAGGAGTGAACTCCTCAGGAATCTTCTCCATCTCTAGGGGTTTTAGCATATTTTCGTTCATTTTTGCAAGCGTGTTGGAGAGCTCTAGGATGGGCTTGGAGAGGATTTTAGAGAGGGTGAAGGCGTAGATTTGAATGAGAATAAGCCCCCCAAAATTGATGATCATGATGCTATTGAGAATCATGCTAAGAAGCTTGTGAATCCCGCTCACATCCTTGGTGATGGAGACATAACTGTTTTCATGTTTGTCATAGGGATATTGAATTTGAAAATAGCTTTTTTCGCTATCTTTGAACTCTCTAAAAACCACACCGCTCTCGCGTTTGGGGGCTGAAGTGATAAGAATCGTGATCTCTCCCGCTCTCAAGGAGGCGATGCTGTAGGCGTTAATTTGAGTTCCGATGGGATATTTAGTGCCTGAGCTCGTCACATAAGTCGCCTCAGTGATGAGCTCCTCTTTGAGCTCGCCATAGAGCGAGCTCTTGATGTAGGCATAAAGAATAAAAGAGAATACCGCAATAAGCGCGACGGAAGAGAAGGCGAGCTGTTTAGCGTATTCGCCCTTTATACTCCTTTGGGATAGCAAAATCGATAGCCTCGTCTGCGAACGGTTTCAATCGTGGAGATATTGAGGGGTTTATCCATTTTTTGGCGGATTTGGTTGATGGCCACTTCAATGACGTTGGGGGTGACGAGCTCTGGCTCTTCCCAAATTGCGTCAAGGAGTTGCTCTTTGGAAACGATCTGATCGCGATGACGCGCTAGGTGGGTGAGCACTTCAAAAGGCTTGCCCTTAAGCTCAATCTCTTGGCCTTTATAGGTGATCTTCTCTTCGTCAGGGTTGATGATGAGGTCTTCGATTTCGATGAGATTGGTGCCACCGAATCGTAATCTAGCTTCGATTCTTGCAACCAATACATCAAAGTCAAAAGGCTTGGCGATAAAGTCGTCCGCGCCTCCACGCAATGCTTCAATTTCGCTCTCTTTGTCATCGCGCGCTGAGAGAATCACTACGGCCGTGCGAGGAGACTTGCTCTTGACTTGACTAATAATATCTAGCCCGCTACCATCAGGAAGCATCCAGTCAGTCAAGACCAGATCGTAGTTTCGAATGCTGATATAGTATTCGCCATCTTTGAGATTCTCGGCGACATCGGTTTGGTAGTTAAATTCGTTGAGGCCTTCGGCAAGGGTTTTATTGAGGGTGATTTCATCTTCAATGATGAGGATTCGCATACGCTTCCTTTGTGGGGTGTTTTAAGGAGAATTATAGCATATTCTTAGAAATTTTTAAAGAAAGTTTTATCGAAAATTAAAACATTTCTCCTCTTGCTTTTGACACCAAAAATCACTCAAGATTTTTGAGTGCCCCTACGACTCTGCCAATGACCTCGATTCCATCTCGCTCTAAGGTTTGCGTGGGGTAGAGGGAGTTGTCTGAGAGGATATCAACCCCGCCATCAAGACGCTCTTGAAGACGCTTCACAAAGATTCCATGAGGGGTTTGAATGACAAAGATTCCCCCTTTGGAGATTTGTCTTTTTTGGCGATGAATAAAAATGAGATCGCCATCCTCTAGTGTGGGCTCCATGGAATCGCCCGTGACAGCGATCGCCTCGATCTGCTTAATCTCTTTTTCGCCCCCTAAGCGCTCCACCCAAAAAGCATCCAGTTTGATTCTTTCACAAGCTTCGGTGTCATTGAAGGCTCCGCCCCCTGCGGAGGCATGGACTTGTGAAAAATAGCGAATGTAGCAATATTGATTGGTGGTATCAATGAGGCTTTCGGGGGCTTGATTGTAAAAGAGCCAGTTGGCAGAGATTTTTCGCTTAGCACAAAAGGCGAGAATCTCTTCATAGGGAATCTTTTGACGACTCTTCATGCAGGCAAAGCTTTGGGGGTGGATATGAAGTGCTAGGGCTACATCGCGATCCAAGACTTTCTGCCCCTCCTTCTCTTCTGAGAGAATATCTTTGAGCTTTTCAATGATCTCATTTAAATCCATGATTCTTCTCCTCTTGGGGCGAGCAATCTTTCAAATTGTAGTTTTTTATCCTATTACTTGGGGAATAAAATTACAATTTGCAATGTATTCTAGCAAAAAATTGGCAAATCGATAGAATTTTTGAAAAACCTAGGAGGAGCCAATGAAAAAGGTAGAGAAGATTTGGAATTCTTTGGAGAGACGCTTGGCGGAGATGGGGATGAGAATCTTTTGAGAGAGGGGGAGGAGAGGGGGGATTACATCATCCCGCCCATGCCTCCCATCCCACCCATGCCACTCATGTCGGGCATAGCAGGTTTGTCTTCTTTAATCTCACTGATAGTTGCTTCGGTAGTGAGGAGCAAGCTAGAGACTGAGACAGCGTTTTGGAGGGCGATTCTCGCGACTTTGAGGGGGTCAATGATTCCCTCGGCGAACATATCGACATACTCTCCATTGGCGGCGTTGAAGCCAAAGTTTTCATTGCCGTTTTGCTCTACATTGTTTGCAACGACACCTGCGTCAAAACCAGCGTTTTGAGCGATTTGCTTCAAGGGAGCAGAGATGGCGCGTTTGATGATCTCATAGCCGATTTTCTCATCACCGCTTAGCTCTAGTTTCACTTTAGCAGCGGCTCGAATGAGGGCTGCGCCCCCGCCGATAACAATTCCTTCTTCGACAGCTGCTTTGGTTGCAGAGAGGGCGTCATCCACGCGATCTTTTTTCTCTTTCATCTCCACTTCGCTAGCTGCACCCACTTTGATGACTGCGACACCGCCGCTTAGCTTGGCCAATCGCTCTTGGAGTTTCTCTCGGTCATAATCAGAAGTGGTGGCTTCGATTTGGGTTCGGATTTGAGCCACGCGAGCGTTCACTTCATCCTTGGAGCCTTTTCCATCCACGATAGTAGAGTTGTCTTTGTCGATTACCACTCTAGCGGCTTGGCCTAGATCAGCGATAGTTGCGCTCTCAAGGGTTTTGCCAATCTCTTCGCTGATGACGCTTCCACCTGTGAGGGTAGCAATGTCTTTGAGCATCTCTTTTCTTCGATCGCCAAAACCAGGGGCTTTAACCGCGGCCACATTGAGGACGCCTCGAAGTTTGTTGACCACAAGCGTGGTGAGAGCTTCACCTTCAATATCTTCAGCCACGATAAGAAGAGGTCTGCCGCTCTTCATGGTGCCCTCAAGAAGGGGAAGAATATCTTTCATGGAGGTGATTTTCTTGTCTGTGAGCAGGATATAAGGATTTTCTAGGACGGCCTCCATCTTGTCGCTGTTGGTTACAAAATAGGGAGAGAGGTAGCCTCGATCAAACTGCATTCCCTCAACCACATTGAGTTCATCGTTGATTCCTTTGGCCTCTTCAACGGTGATAACACCATCTTTGCCTACTTTTTCCATAGCTTCAGCGATGAGACTACCGATGTTTTCATCAGAGTTGGCGGAGATGGTAGCCACTTGTGCAATCTCTTTTTTGTCATTAACTTTCTTGGAGAGTTTCTTTAGCTCATCAATGATTGCAGCGGTGGCTTTGTCCATTCCTCTTTTGACTTCGATAGGATTCGCGCCCGCGGTGATGTTGCGCAAGCCCTCTTTGAAGATTCCATGAGCCAAAACGGTCGCTGTGGTGGTTCCATCACCTGCGGCGTCTGCGGTTTTGCTTGCTACCTCTTTGACGAGTTGAGCCCCCATGTTGCTGATCGCATCGGCTAGCTCAATCTCTTTGGCAACAGAGACGCCATCTTTGGTGATAGAGGGAGCACCAAAGCTTTTTTGGATAAGGACATTTCGTCCTCTTGGTCCCATGGTCACTTTGACCGCATCAGCGAGTTGTCGAACGCCTTCATAAAGCTTGTTGCGTGCGCTGTCAGAGAAGTTAATTTCCTTAGATGCCATGACAAATCTCCTTAAGATTTAATATTTTAGATGGTTTGAATCAATGGATAAAATCGAGAATCTAAATTGCTTCCAAATAGAAAGCGGAGAATCACTCGATGGTTCCGAGTAGATCTTCCACTTTTAGGATTAGATACTCTTTGCCCTCTAGCTTGACGTCAGTTCCTGAATATTTAGCGAAAACGACTTGGCTGCCTGCTTTGAGGAGACCCTCTTTAGCGACCTCTTCGCTGAGAGCTTTGACTGTACCCATGAGAGGCTTCTCTTTGGCGTTGTCGGGAATAATGATGCCAGACGCCGTTTTGGTGTCCTCTTCAAGCCTCTCGACTAGAACTCGTTGACCTAGTGGTTTGAAATTCATAATGAAAACCTCCTGAGATTGATTTTTAGCAATTGCTAAATTAAAGTGCCAAAATTTTACCCGCTCTCTCCAAAAATGTCAAGATATTATGGCTTAATGGAAAATTAATTGAGTCTATAAGACTAATGTATTATAAGTCTATATCTAGCAATATTAGCAGTCAAAAGCAAAGCTATTAGAGTGCAAAAGCTTATCTAAAGTTTTAATCCCCCCTAAAGCAACTTTGGAGTTAAATTCCCCAAAATTTTTGTCAAGGAAAAGCTGCTATGTATTCCCACCGAATCGAGTCTTTGTCAGAATCTATGACTATTGCTATCAGCACGCTAGCCAGAGAGCTTCAGAGCAAAGGGAAGGATGTAATCTCTCTTTCTGCGGGTGAGCCTGATTTTGAGACACCTCAAGTGATTAAAGACGAGGCAATCAAGGCGATTGAGGATGGCTTCACTAAATACACCTCGGTGGCAGGGATACCTGAGCTTTTGAAGGCGATTCAAGCCAAGCTGGCCAGAGACAATCATCTAGAATATGAAACTAAGGAGATTTTGGTGAGCAATGGAGCCAAGCACTCCCTTTTTAACATCTTTCAGGCCATTGTAGAGGAGGGAGACGAGGTGATTATCCCTTCGCCCTATTGGGTCACCTATCCCGAAGTGGTCACCTATTGCGGTGGAAAAAATATCTTTATTGAGACTTGTGATGCGTCAGGCTTTAAGATGAGTGCTGCCCAACTCAAAGCCGCTCTCACTCCCAAGACTAAGGCGCTGGTTTTGACCACGCCCTCTAACCCTACAGGTTCAGTCTACAGTCGCCAAGAGCTGGAGGCGATTGCTGAGGTGCTCAAAGGAACCAACGTCTGGGTGGTGAGCGATGAGATGTATGAAAAGCTTGTCTATGGGGTGGAATTCACCTCGGTGGCGAGCATCTCTGAGGATATGCTAAAGCGCACCATCACGGTGAATGGCCTGAGCAAATCGGCTGCGATGACAGGCTGGCGCATGGGCTATCTTGCAACCAAAGACAAAAAGCTCATCAAGTTGATGGATAATCTCCAGAGCCAATGCACCTCCAATATCTGTTCTATCACTCAAAAAGCCTCGATTCCTGGCTTGGATGGTCGCATAGATCCAGAGGTGGAAAAGATGCGACAAGAGTTTGAGAGGCGGCGCAATTTCGCCGTGGATGCGCTCAATGCCATCAAAGGGCTCTCAGTCATTAAGCCTGAAGGGGCATTTTATCTCTTTGTGAACACCAAGGCGCTAGAGCTTGATTCGATGCAGTTTTGCAAAGATCTTCTTGAAGAGGAGGGTGTGGCAGTTGTTCCAGGGATTGGCTTTGGGATGGAGGGGTATTTTCGACTCTCCTTTGCCACTAGCATGGAGAAGATAGAAGAGGGAATCAAGCGAATCGCTCGATTCTGTGAGAAGCGAGAGAGGGCTTAGATCAAGCCCACTCGCTCCTTGACTTCCTTGTAGGTCTTTTGAGCAATTTTTCTCACTTCGCTGGCTCCATGGGAGAGAACCTCCTCTAGATAGCCCTGTTCTTTGGTGAGCTTTGCGTAACGCTCTTGAATGGGCTTCAATCCTTCGATCACCGCCTCAGCAACCGCCACTTTAAAGATTCCATAGCCTTTGCCTTCAAACTCAGCTTCGATGACCTCTTGGGAATAGCCTGTGAAGATTTGATAGATCGTGAGGAGGTTGAAGATTCCTATCTGCTCTGGATTGAAGCGCACTAGATTCTCCGAATCGGTGGTCGCTTTTTTGAACTTCTTGAGAATCTCATCGGGCGTGTCCAAAAGAGCAATCCCATGATTAGGCTTGCCCTCGCTTTTGCTCATCTTTTTGGTGGGATCATCCAGCCCCATGATGCGTGCCCCCATTTTGGGGATCATGGGCTCTGGGATTTTGAATGTCTCACCATAGTCGCGATTGAATCGCTCAGCGACATCGCGAGTGAGCTCAAGGTGTTGTTTTTGATCTTCCCCCACGGGAACAAAATCGGTCTGATAGAGGAGGATATCCGCGGCCATGAGGGCGGGGTAGTTGAAGAGACCAATGTTAATATTTTTGGGATTTTTTTGGCTCTTGTCTTTGAATTGAGTCATGCGGCTCATATCACCCATGGGGATATTGCAGTCTAAAATCCACGCTAAAGCGGCGTGTTCGTCCACTTCAGATTGGATGAAGAGCTTTGATTTTTTCATGTCGATTCCACAGGCTAGCAAAACGGCGGCAAGCTCGTAGGTTTTAGCCCTAAGCAGGGCAGGGTCTTGCTTGATGGTGATGGCATGGGAGTTGACGATGCAGAAGATATTGTCAAATTCATCTTGAGAATCGACCCAATTCTTAACCGCGCCTAAGTAATTGCCTAGATGGATGTTGCCTGTGGGTTGAATACCAGAAAATACACGTTTTTTTATCATTTTTGATCTGCCTTTAGGGGTTTTCCAACAAAAAAGAGCACTTCAAAGGTGAGACGCTCAAAAGGAGCGCTTTGGATGAGTTTCTTGCTTTGGGCAAAGCCAAGCCGTCTGCCTCCAGAGATTCCACTTCCTTTGAGATAGGAGAGCATCGCGACTCTTGAGGGAAAAGAGAGAGGGTAGCGCTTGAGCTCAAACTCTCCTGCGAATCGCTCTTTAAGAAGCGATTCGATTCGCTCTTTAGAGGGGATGGGCGAGTGAGAATCCACATAGTCGTGAATCTCCCATAGGCTCTCTGAAGTGAAGATGGCAAAAGCCACGTTTTGAGCGCTTTTGGCGATCAAATCAAAGGATTGCGCCAAGTCTCTTGACCACTGCAAAGAGGAGGAAGCGGCGATAAGATCATAGGAGTGCTCATAGAGCGAGGGGTGATTAAAGTCACTTTGGATGAGTCGAATCGCAGGGTCTTGAGGGTGCAGATCAAGCATCTCCATGGAGAGATCGACCCCTGTGAAGAATCGGGGCTTGAAGCGCAGAGCCCTCCAAAGGGCTCCGGTTCCACATCCAAGATCAAGGATGCTTTCGCACTCCATGCCTTCGATCCAGCTCGCCAATTCGCGGGCAACAGTCTGCTGAAGATAAGCGTAGGCGTCATACTCTTTGGCGGCCCTAGAAAAGGATTGAGCGTAGCTAGCGGTTTTCATGGAGTGATTTTATCTTTCAATCAATAAAGTTTGGGTAAAATCCGACCACTTTTTATCGTCTCATCCTATTTGAAAAGATATTAAAACTTGAGGAATGACCCATGAGTGGAATTTTATTAATAACCCAATTCGTTTTTGCTGCGCTGATTGCCGTGGTGGTGCTTCTCCAGAAGAGCTCCAGTATTGGACTTGGAGCCTATAGTGGGAGCAATGAATCGCTCTTTGGAGCCAAAGGACCCGCGGGATTCTTGGCGAAGGCTACTTTTGTTTTGGGTTTTGTTTTTGTGATCAACACTATCGCCCTTGGATATTTCTACTCCCAAGAGAGCACTCGCTCGGTGATTGATAAGGTTGACACTAAGACTTTAGTTCCCTCTTCTGCGCCTGCTGCGCCTCTAGACAACTAAAGTCCTATCCATTTCAAGTCAAAAGGAGCCCCACTTATGGAACTAAATGAAGTTTATCAATACACTAAAGAGCACATGGAAAAGACCATTGATGCAATGAAGCGAGACTTTGCCACCCTCCGAACAGGAAAGGTTTCTACGGCGATTGTTGAGCCTATTCGCGTTGACTATTATGGTACCCCCACGCCCCTAAGCCAAGTGGGTTCAGTCATTGCTTCAGATGCAACCACTCTTGTGATCTCTCCTTGGGAGAAAAATCTTCTAAAGGGTATTGAGAAAGCGATTCAAGAGGCCAATATTGGGGTGAATCCCAATAATGATGGTGATGTGATCAAGCTCTTTTTCCCCCCTATGACAAGCGAGCAACGAAAAGAGATTGCCAAAGACGCCAAAGCTCTAGGCGAGAAAGCCAAAGTAGCGGTGCGAAATATTCGTAAAGAATCAAACGACAAGATCAAAAAACTAGAAAAAGATAAACTCATCACCGAGGATCAATCCAAAAAAGCCCATGATGAGGTTCAAAAATACACCGATGATTATGTTAAAAAGATTGATGACATGGTTAAAAGCAAAGAAGAAGAGATTCTAAAAGTATGAGTCGTCTCAACATAGAGCAGGTC comes from Wolinella succinogenes DSM 1740 and encodes:
- a CDS encoding aspartate aminotransferase family protein, producing MMGEALDKEYVLHSYGRNYVQFTQGKNATLWDSEGKDYIDFASGIAVCSVGHGNERLAGAICDQAKKLIHTSNLYYIEPQARLAEKLVKLSGYDMRVFFANSGAEANEGAIKIARKFGESHEGEVKRYKIITLESSFHGRTITALKATGQEKMHHYFGPYPDGFVYAKNLDHVFKLVDEKTCAVLLELVQGEGGIEPQDREGIKKLERFLKERGVLLMVDEVQTGIYRSGELFASQAYGIVPDVITVAKGLAGGVPIGAVMTTLKDIFAPGDHGSTFGGNFLSTRAGLEVLSILESLYQEGTLQKSIDRFSAELRALCVEFPSLFECEVGLGLMRGIRAKSAEIQKSVIDEAFKKRVLVLRSGRNTVRFLPPLTLSEREMQEGFSRLREALKGI
- a CDS encoding TolC family protein, whose protein sequence is MKRGARELCWALLLSGGLHAASLEAERYLSPLKLESLELLKEQNEEDSQKLLWQWVNPLNLTYSESRNYDYSPSTRTKSYAIGVNQPIFKSGAIYHSIRYAKSSKRYGEAEISLKERELIVKALNALFTLQKLDREIQKQKLLVENAAIDVERKKEQFQAGFVDSGTLDNAILDKNQAEIRALELEDSRLEALKNLSDVSEIRDYRTIELPRFYWIDKESYLAQNLELERLRWDEERQGAKYKETVASFLPQISLQADYYHQHNQNTRLLSDGWNDYKTAGVVLSIPFFDLTMSHQVQSAKINHLKASLERADAKRSEENLYERQKAKLNILGERKRNASEDLKLYNSLLQDSIDRSAVGDLTEYDVKTMQNSKRSREMDIQIYELEEQILFLDLYAKIPEAS
- a CDS encoding SAM-dependent methyltransferase is translated as MRPFGEVMQEWLYGESGYYRHAKVGRAGDFYTSVSIGRYFGSTIGNGLARFLEEGEASFVEIGASRGELISDAALFLRRFFPEKIPLCRWVIIEPLEELRALQRQHWEERIGGALPLEIFPSLEAFRCSRAFFVANELLDAFPCELFWEGKQGFVNPSGEVVFLEAEEWLKERALKAGVSKGELALGVEELVSSLFKSASSWSFLTFDYGQDFPRNDFSIRLYQNHQPFNFADFKGDIRPFFAQSDITSDVNFEEVSRYFKEQGAQRIYFNRQNRALLEMGLVEVVEKWNSELSGEAYAKEMLSVRPLLDPSLLGERFKCACFATDERLCSKLFWGL
- a CDS encoding sensor histidine kinase, whose amino-acid sequence is MLSQRSIKGEYAKQLAFSSVALIAVFSFILYAYIKSSLYGELKEELITEATYVTSSGTKYPIGTQINAYSIASLRAGEITILITSAPKRESGVVFREFKDSEKSYFQIQYPYDKHENSYVSITKDVSGIHKLLSMILNSIMIINFGGLILIQIYAFTLSKILSKPILELSNTLAKMNENMLKPLEMEKIPEEFTPLGQSLNSLIARLQRYMLYQKELFIGVAHELKTPLAVMKTKCEVVLIKPRETEKYVETLKSNIQSINEMNSMIKSVLDIGRQEGAQFEKSEDLDIMAFLRNIGENFLLLAREEKKFLILDLKPESLMVHLQPTLLTQIIQNFLQNALKFTPEGKSVLFRSAIFYKTKLRIEVIDEGCGLDGSIDIFAPFKRSGNKSGAGLGLFLAKSAADALNGTIKLENRIDSQGTVATLELDLRELEVVKAPKKASSKASHLWQNMHT
- the hsrA gene encoding homeostatic response regulator transcription factor HsrA is translated as MRILIIEDEITLNKTLAEGLNEFNYQTDVAENLKDGEYYISIRNYDLVLTDWMLPDGSGLDIISQVKSKSPRTAVVILSARDDKESEIEALRGGADDFIAKPFDFDVLVARIEARLRFGGTNLIEIEDLIINPDEEKITYKGQEIELKGKPFEVLTHLARHRDQIVSKEQLLDAIWEEPELVTPNVIEVAINQIRQKMDKPLNISTIETVRRRGYRFCYPKGV
- a CDS encoding helix-turn-helix transcriptional regulator produces the protein MDLNEIIEKLKDILSEEKEGQKVLDRDVALALHIHPQSFACMKSRQKIPYEEILAFCAKRKISANWLFYNQAPESLIDTTNQYCYIRYFSQVHASAGGGAFNDTEACERIKLDAFWVERLGGEKEIKQIEAIAVTGDSMEPTLEDGDLIFIHRQKRQISKGGIFVIQTPHGIFVKRLQERLDGGVDILSDNSLYPTQTLERDGIEVIGRVVGALKNLE
- the groL gene encoding chaperonin GroEL (60 kDa chaperone family; promotes refolding of misfolded polypeptides especially under stressful conditions; forms two stacked rings of heptamers to form a barrel-shaped 14mer; ends can be capped by GroES; misfolded proteins enter the barrel where they are refolded when GroES binds), translated to MASKEINFSDSARNKLYEGVRQLADAVKVTMGPRGRNVLIQKSFGAPSITKDGVSVAKEIELADAISNMGAQLVKEVASKTADAAGDGTTTATVLAHGIFKEGLRNITAGANPIEVKRGMDKATAAIIDELKKLSKKVNDKKEIAQVATISANSDENIGSLIAEAMEKVGKDGVITVEEAKGINDELNVVEGMQFDRGYLSPYFVTNSDKMEAVLENPYILLTDKKITSMKDILPLLEGTMKSGRPLLIVAEDIEGEALTTLVVNKLRGVLNVAAVKAPGFGDRRKEMLKDIATLTGGSVISEEIGKTLESATIADLGQAARVVIDKDNSTIVDGKGSKDEVNARVAQIRTQIEATTSDYDREKLQERLAKLSGGVAVIKVGAASEVEMKEKKDRVDDALSATKAAVEEGIVIGGGAALIRAAAKVKLELSGDEKIGYEIIKRAISAPLKQIAQNAGFDAGVVANNVEQNGNENFGFNAANGEYVDMFAEGIIDPLKVARIALQNAVSVSSLLLTTEATISEIKEDKPAMPDMSGMGGMGGMGGMM
- the groES gene encoding co-chaperone GroES — its product is MNFKPLGQRVLVERLEEDTKTASGIIIPDNAKEKPLMGTVKALSEEVAKEGLLKAGSQVVFAKYSGTDVKLEGKEYLILKVEDLLGTIE